Proteins co-encoded in one Candidatus Paceibacterota bacterium genomic window:
- a CDS encoding HAMP domain-containing sensor histidine kinase translates to MEKLFSKIIDSLNFKKYCQDYKVGIWECPPFIFTLMGAIIGIAILTTYYVGRLYTDPYVLILILCIVAVALFILSYFIVNSFERIAFASREKSEFIGIMSHQLRGPLASIKWQIDLLLGNGGSNNQLEQKFRESLIAVDEQNERMLRMVSDLLEISRIESRTLVLMKSSFPLQELAKEIVDKYAEKSSYLGVNLVFSSSGDNLVVAADKMKIGEALSRIIDNAMRYSSHGGKIMVFLNKENNNARCLVNDEGAGIPEEESKNLFKKFFRGSLADKYKHDGLGLGLYMAKSIVESSGGEIGFSSVEGKGSTFWFSLPLR, encoded by the coding sequence ATGGAAAAACTTTTTTCCAAAATAATTGACTCTTTAAATTTCAAAAAATACTGCCAGGACTACAAGGTGGGAATTTGGGAATGTCCGCCTTTTATTTTTACTTTAATGGGCGCGATAATCGGTATCGCTATCTTGACGACGTATTATGTCGGACGGCTTTACACGGATCCCTATGTTTTGATTTTGATACTTTGTATTGTGGCGGTCGCGCTTTTTATTCTGAGTTATTTTATCGTGAATTCTTTTGAACGCATCGCTTTCGCTTCAAGGGAAAAATCCGAGTTTATCGGCATAATGTCGCATCAATTGAGGGGTCCTTTGGCTTCAATAAAATGGCAGATAGACCTTTTGCTTGGAAACGGCGGAAGCAATAATCAGCTTGAGCAAAAATTTCGCGAGTCGCTTATCGCCGTTGATGAGCAGAACGAGAGAATGCTGCGCATGGTGAGCGACCTTTTGGAAATTAGCCGCATTGAAAGCAGGACGCTGGTGCTTATGAAATCTTCTTTTCCTTTGCAGGAACTGGCAAAAGAAATTGTTGATAAATACGCGGAGAAATCTTCTTATCTTGGCGTCAATTTGGTCTTTTCTTCTTCGGGCGACAACCTGGTGGTGGCGGCCGACAAAATGAAAATAGGGGAAGCGCTTTCCCGTATAATAGACAATGCCATGAGATACAGTTCGCACGGCGGGAAAATAATGGTTTTTTTGAATAAGGAAAACAACAATGCCCGGTGTTTGGTTAATGACGAAGGCGCCGGAATTCCGGAAGAAGAATCAAAAAATTTATTTAAGAAATTTTTTAGAGGCTCTTTGGCGGATAAGTACAAACACGACGGGCTCGGGCTCGGGCTTTATATGGCAAAATCCATAGTAGAATCTTCCGGCGGGGAAATCGGTTTTTCAAGCGTTGAAGGAAAAGGCTCCACTTTTTGGTTTTCTCTTCCCTTAAGATAA
- a CDS encoding response regulator: protein MAAKKILFIEDERRLHELMSPVLRKAGYEVFDAYDGELGLEIFKEQKPDLVILDLILPKKDGFEILEKIREDKELKDTSVAILTNLEEKFDIERAMAYGARAYLVKANYGPEEILKKVNEILN from the coding sequence ATGGCCGCAAAAAAAATTTTATTTATTGAAGATGAACGCCGTTTGCACGAGTTGATGTCTCCTGTTTTAAGGAAAGCCGGATATGAAGTTTTTGACGCTTATGACGGAGAACTCGGGCTTGAAATTTTTAAAGAACAAAAACCGGACCTGGTTATTTTGGATTTGATTCTTCCAAAAAAAGACGGCTTTGAAATTTTGGAAAAAATTCGCGAAGACAAAGAACTGAAAGATACTTCTGTCGCGATACTGACGAACCTTGAGGAGAAATTCGACATAGAAAGAGCGATGGCGTATGGCGCCAGAGCTTATCTCGTTAAAGCCAATTACGGACCGGAGGAAATATTAAAAAAAGTAAATGAAATATTGAATTAA